The DNA window ATCATGCTAGAACTGACTGGGTTTTGGACATAAGGTTTCAGTCGTTATTCTTCATTCTTTTAATAGTTTTGGAGGGCTTCGATTGAAGCATTAAGCAGACTTTCATGGTTTGATCAAGGAGGACCTTAGAAATTAAAATATCAATATATTACATCAAGTCTGATATTTATATTTCGATTTTCTCACTTATTGATGTTTCATGTGATGAACCATGCTCACATATGTGATTATGAAGACTATGGACGTTGCCCTTGTCCAGTAGACTTGTTAGTTCTATGTGATTGTGCTAATTGACAGAAGCTATAAGGAACTTTGAGTTTAAGTGATTTCCATGGCCACTAAAGTAATCCTGATTTGTTTTCTCTTAAGTTAAGTTTCATACAATGCTTGTTTcaaccaagtgggagaatgttggagTAAAATCCGGTTCTCACAAGGTTTTGTGGTCTCACAATCATTGTACGTTACTTGAGGATCAAGTTATAGGATTAGGGAATGAACTTGGACTTTACCGGTTGCAAAAGGAATGTAATATTAAGTTGTTATTCTTGCTAAAGGGGTTCCTAATCCTGATTGGTTAAGGAGATATAGACATATTCAGTTACCTATTAGGTCTCAATGATGGGCTAAGCCTATTAGGTTAATATGCCTATATAAGTGAAGGTCCCTGCGTTTGCTGAGATACGCAATATTCACAAACTCCCCATACGGTTTGATTGCTAAGGATCAGTACAACGTAGAAGACTCTTTGCACACCAAGGTTTCACGCATGGCGTCTCCAGGTTAGTTACTTATATGTGTTTTAATCTATATAGGCTAATATAGTTTTACATCTAGTCGTTAGACAGTAAGGCTCAATACCATATAAGAACTTATACACACTCATGATTCACTTCAATTGCATACCCAGTTAATGATGGGATGCATGTATTTATATTAACTTGAGGATTACagaaagggtttgaaaacccgAGATACATGGAGCTTTCAAAAATACAATCAGTTAGCAGAAGACTGCATGTACATCTTGACTtacaacaaacatttgaaaaacaaaatcctATAAACTAGGAACAGATAAAGGATAAGAATTTGAACTGATGAAGACTCCTCAAGTTGCAGAAATAACACTGTGAGCTTGACTTCGTCTAACAGGTTCGTCCGTTTAATCGGATTTTACCGAGTATATACCTATAGTCCGATTATGAAACAGACGGCTGTCTATTCAAATACGTACACACATATatgatacacacacatatatatgatggatgaatcCTACCAGATAGCCAAAGAAGTCAAAAGAGAGAGAGCCTCCCTTCTTTGTTACCCTATCTATAAAAATATCAGCGGCTTTTTTCTCACCTAATGAAAGATTCTATACTATTTGCATATGAAAGCAATAAAACAGTTGTTGGATGATCATCATATAGGGCCATGGCACTATATCTATATGCAGAGGACAGAAATGGAACCCAAGATGTTAGCCTTGCAACTCACCCCTAAACCTGCTCCTTCAAATAATACATTCCTTTGGCTTTACTCCTACTCAAAAACCCAAAAGATGTTTCCCCAAAGTAAAACACATCTCTCACCAAGTCCTCATCATTCTGTTTGCCCACACACCCTTTCATATAATTCTCCCTTCAAAACCTTTCTCTAGCACTCCACCCTCTCCACAGCCATGAGCTTCCCTCCATCTACTGCATCTGGCGCAATGAAAGCGTTTCGCGGAAAGCTACATTTTCCTATTATCATGGTCTGCGCTATCGCCTTCATCAGTCTCCTCTACACCGAACGGATTAGCATCATTCTTTCCTCCAACCCTTTTTTCAAAGTTAAATCATGTTCCAAAACCAATGCCACTTCGAAAAATAGTAAGTCTAATTAACTTTTGATTTTTTAccctgttaattttttttttccaactaaAATTTTCCTAATTGATGTTTTGTGGTCACTAATCACTGTCTTACAGAAAATAGAAATGCTACACTGGATAAGTTGAGGGATACCATATTAGATGATAGGTTTGAGTTCGACCCTGAGGAGTGCAGTATTGAGAACGGAAAGTGGGTGTTCAACCGTTCGATCAAGCCTCTTTACTCTGATAGAAGTTGCCCGTATCTTGATAGGCAAGTTTCATGTGTCAAGAATGGACGTCCGGATTCTGGCTATCGCTACTGGCAATGGCAGATCCAAGATTGCACATTGCCAAGGTTGGTAACTTACAATGCATGTCAAAACACATCTATGCAGTTTATTATGCAAGCCAGAATGTTGATATATTTATTGGGCGCTGTTATCTGCACTCCGAAAAAATCATCTTACATCTTCCCGAGTTACAAAAACAAAGGAAGGATGAGTGCAAGATGACTAAAGTTTATACAGAGGCATACGCAATCTTCATGGATGAATTTATACTTACTGCATGAAGTTCTGTTTTTCTAAACAGCTAATTTCTTACAACTTTATATGTAGATTTAATCCAGAAGTTGTTCTTAAGAAACTTAGCGGAAAGAGGCTACTTTTTGTTGGGGATTCTTTGCAAAGAGGTCAATGGCAATCTCTAGTCTGTATGGTTGAATCCATCATACCAGAGGACCAAAAGTCCATGCGACGCGGGCACTCTCACACAGTCTTCAGAGCCAAGGTACGTATAGTTCTTGGTTTTCGCTCATTTAAAACAACGATTAAAGGAAACAATTGAAGGCTTGAAGCTAATCAAAATCTTTCCATCTTCAGGAGTATAATGCAAGTATTGAATTCTACTGGGCTCCATTTCTCGTTGATTCCAATTCTGATGAACATATAATCGGAAATCCAAAGGAAAGAATACTAAAAGTGGATTCAGTTGCCAAGCATGCCAAATACTGGACAGGAGTTGACATCCTTGTGTTCAACACTTACGTTTGGTGGATGAGCGGCTACACGATCAAATCATAGTAAGTTTAGGGGAATATGAACTTATGACAAAAGTAGAACCGCGGAGACATTAAAACGGAGGGGCACCAAACAAACATTGCTTTATATTTCCCGATTCTATTTTGGTTAAAAGTTCATAACCGGTTATATTTGTGCATATTTTCTAAGAAATTTAACTTTGCCAATGGAGTATCGGCATTTTCTATTTGGTTTAAGATTGATCAATCTGAGCAACAATGTGTAACTGAACACAGCTGGGGCTCATTTCCAAACGGAGAAGAAGGGTACGAAGAATTGGAAGCACCTGCTGCCTACAGAATAGCATTGAAGACATGGGCTAACTGGGTCGACACAAATGTGAATCCGAACAAGACCCGTGTTTTTTTCACTACTATGTCCCCTACACACATGAGGTATATCTCTCCCATACACAACTTGTTATGACTAAACACGAGATAAAAATTATTTAGAGCATGTTTTTACTAATGACTTGAGTAACAAGTTAAATCTCTAATTCTGCAGAAGTGCAGACTGGGAAAATCCAGATGGGATGCGATGCTTCAACGAAACAAAGCCATACATGAAAAAGGGATTCTGGGGAACTGGTTCGGACAAGAAGATCATGCGCGTGGTGTCCGAAGtaataaacaaaatgaaatgtcCGGTTTCAGTACTCAATGTAACGCAGATGTCAAATTACAGAGTTGATGCTCACACAAAAGTGTACACCGAAACCGGAGGCAATGTACTAACTGATGAGCAAAAGGCTGATGTGCTGCACAATTCAGATTGCATACATTGGTGCCTTCCTGGAGTTCCAGACACATGGAATGAAATTTTTGTGGCACATTTGTAGCGATAAGAATCGAAAGTAACAAGTTTCTTATTTCTGTTCaagtttcttgtttcattttatttttttttcaattgaatTGGATTGAATTAGTACAGCAAAAGCTTCTGAAGCAACTTGCATGTTCTTAGTTTTTGTTTTGGCAAATTCCAATCAACCAAGAAACTAGATCATGGTAATTATCCCGGCTGATTTACCATGGTTAATTGCCCTGCAAATCATGTTTCACAACATTACACAGTGAAAATTGGTAAAATATACAAAACAGCCATCCAGATACACCATCAAACATGTGAGATGCAAGAAAAATTATTGATCCTAATACAATCACCTTCGCTTCTCGCATACTCGTCACGTGACCAGTGTTGTGAAACGACGGGTTGTATACAACTGTTACATGTTGACTATTTGCATTCAAACTGGTATTTGTGTCTGACTCATCTTGTCCAGAAAGTTGATGCCTATTCtctactttattttttttaacaccaCGTAACATTGAATAATACTAAAAATGAAtagttgaaattgaaaataaaagatctaacaattttgaaaatcaaattaataGCTAAAACACTCGTATTTAGCATTGGAGTCGCActataaaaattatttgacagAAAGGGTTCCGTGACTGTTGACTTGCCATGCCGACAAAAGTTTGTGGGGCTGTTTTCAGCTTTAGTATTTTGTGGCTTCTTCAACACGCTATTGGAGGAGTGCGTATTACACTTCATCAGGCTTTGTTAATTTGTCTCACCAAGGTTATTGGGAGACAGAGATGGCCTCTGCATATTTGAGTGTTCTTGTTGTTTTGGTTTGCTTTCTTAATCTATTCTTTTAAAATGATCGAAATCGATTTTGATCAAAATGTTTTTGAAGTCAACTTTTAgtaaaaatttaagtgaattttgaagaaacaaaaacattCTAGGTGTTTCCTTCAAGAAGCACGTGTGCttcttataaaaatataaaatataaaatataaaaaaacacacacacacacacacttcaaGTTTTTTTGGAATCCAAAATCAATTTTATCAAAAGTGTTTTTGGTTATTTTATAAATACATCTAAACGAGCCCTTGCATATTTATTATTTGTTATACACACGATCTTTCACGTATTGGTTGACGCTTCCAAACAACTCACGTACAAGTACAATTTCTTAAGTTTTTGTTATGTGAAGTAAAATGACCACCATGTTAGGCATCGAGTGTACGAGATGAGTTTTATTACACACAATAGTGTGCAGTGTACTTGTATTACGACCATTGCGATACTCTAGTATAacatacatgttttttttttttcggcacACAAAACGCTTGTTTTGTCACTAAATTTGtcataaaaatgaatttaagtTCAACCGAATTTAAACTCAAAAAATTGCTTGATTAATACAACTATGACATGTTTACTTATTTCTAAATGAGTGAGAAGGAAATGAATTAAGGATGGTCGGATTAAAATTTACAATCTTCCTTTTCAATCCATTacgggtgcgtttgttgcaccggactgtctcggattggactagcttcagggactaagctggactggcttagactagactaagctggactaacttagtgaagcatttggtgcagtgtcggactaaaaaacAGATACTTAACAAACTACAATATTGTATTATTTAATACATATTTaatcatattttattattatttcaacttttttccttgtttttccaaaaaaatCCTGATCTGGAaacttctctttctcctctttGGTTCCGTCTGGTCCTTATCTCCCTCTTTCTGCTTTTCCCTCTTTCCATTTCTCTTCGTCCCTATAACAACTTTCTCTCCCCTTTTCAATCCATTTCTCTACTCCTTCCCCAACTAATGGCAAATGATATGGATCTGGGTGGATTTTGGTGGTTCTTTTCGCCATCTGCAACTCTACACTAAAAAAAATAGACAAGATTTTGAGATTTCGGCAGTGGGTGTGGACGGCGGGTTGTGTCAAATTTTGATATTTAAGCGGTGGGTGTGGCCGCATCGGCTGTGAACTGCTATTGTTCCTCCAAATTGGGCCACAGGAAAGCAAGCGTTGCCGACTGCCTAGCCACAATGGCGGGGCTGCAAAAGAAAGAAGTTAGAAGTCCAGGGACTGGATGTTGGTGCCGACATCGATCCGAGTCTGAGTTGTCAGTGCAAAGAGAtagaggaagggagagagaggatgCGAAGTGCAGGAACATACGAGAGAAGACGAAGATCTTAGCAATCCCGTGGTTTTgtgggggtctcgctaagaactCCTAGCGAGGCCTCTAATCTACGCGAGTCCCCTTTAATCTCATTTAACTTAGTCCCAATACAAACCAAACATGGGACTACGgtctagtctagtccagtcccagTTAACGAGGCCAAACAAACGCCCCATACGTGTCTAGTCAACTCAAAGTACGATTCATCCCTAAAAGATCCGAATGAGTTTAGCCCAGTGGGCCTAAGGTCCGTATAATAGAAGATTGTTGGTTACCCCAATCATTCTTCTCTCTGGGAGATTCGAGAAGCTACGCGAACGTCTGATCGCCAACGCTGTTCAGGTAATATTTCccaaaaaattagggttttctcaGTCTCCAATCGCATTAGGGCTTCTAAACCCAATCCCAATCCCAATCCCAATCCGTTCTAGTTTCTCAGTTTGACCTAGAAATTAAACCTGAGGTTTGCGCTCTAGGGTTTTGGTCGAATCTTTCGCGCCTCTTTTTCTCTGAATCGGGTGCGAATTTGCTCTCTATTTGATCAGGTGACGTAAGCATACAGCCATGGCGGGCGGTGGGAACTTCATGAACAGAGTCGTGTCGTACCTCGTCAATGAGCTTCTGGTCGATAGCCTCGCCAACAGGTGATTTCTCGATCTCTTTGATCCTATATGATTAGCTTGATTGTTGGATTGTTCATTTGTTGAAAGCTTCATTCTCTGGCCACACGGACATCTCCGTTCCCGATTGGCTCGTTCCCTTGAAGCAAAATTGGCTCAAAGCttcgatttttatttttttatttttatcagcTGTGGCGCCAACATTTTATGGTGCTACGGCTTTGGATGCTTTGAGGAAATTTTCGCCGCGAAAGAACGGTTCTTTTTGTTATATTTCAATTTTCTCTGATATGTTGTGCGTTGTGGGGTGGgaatcttttgtttttggggtGGGAACTTTTGTTCTTTGTTGTCGGTTTTATTTTCGCATGCTGGTGACTATTGAGGTAGTGGGTGAAGCTTCTCAATAAGCCGTCGGAACTGATAGATTTCTGATTGGTATGCTCCCAGAAGCGAAATAAGCTCACAAAGCGTTCGATTTATTTCACCTGCAGTTTAACATTTAGTTCACTGCAGCTTTGCAGGGTTGAGAATGTTTTGCCATATTTCTTGGTGTTGTTGTAGGGAAGGATTCTATTGTTTTAATGTTCTCGTGTTGGTGTTTTAGTTTATGGTTTGATGCATTCTGCACATTGATGTAGAGATGCTATTTACGCCTGGTGATGCATATTGGTTTATATTGATTGGACCCTGAAGATTTTTTCCTAATGATTTCGTAAGTTGTGAATAAAGCCTTTTTCTGGCCTTCGAGATGATATGCTGACTGAATAAATTTGCTCCTTTGTTGCGAAATTGTCTTGATCTTCCGATGCCAAATTCCAATGACTGTAGTTTTGTCTGATGAATTCTATTCATGTTATGCATGTACGTATGTCCCTTTGTAAGAGAAATGTTCATACATAGACCATAGTTAATTGGCTCAACCATGAATGTATTCCTGTTTCGCCCACGTTTAGAGATGACTGTAACCAAAGAGCTGAGAtatttttctatgttcttgaAAATTATGTTCTGCATTATTTGGATGAGTAGAATCGGGTCCTAGGCTATGTGTTTTTTTATATCTCTCTCTCGATGTTCTAGTTTTCTCCACTTCTATTGCCCTCTATGGTGGACCGGTTATTTGGTCCTTAATTCATGACGTAACTTTTTTACACAAGAGCTTCTTCGCATTTACATTACTAGGAGCGATGACTCTGTCATTGGGATCAATGCTAACTTCCATGTCCTTAAATACAAAAATTTTTTGCATGTTGTTTACAATAGTCGCAGACTGTTGTTTTTACCTATGACCATTATTAATACCTATCATAAAAGTTTTCTGGTTTTTCAGCCGTGCATTCCAAAGGTTTGCTGTGAAAACATCGAAGAGGATTGAAGATATTCAAAATATTGGTACCGTTAACTTTGTACTTAAACGATTTTGTTTGGCGTACTGCCCCTTTGAGTATATCATGCTGAGGGTgttataaattggttttggttATGCAGCTGCAAAGAAGAAGGAACAACTTGCTGAGCAGATGAAGGATTTCTCGAAGAACATGGAAGATGTGAGTTTCCTTTCCTTGAAATAATTGTTCACTCCGAATCTTTGAAAACATATGTTAGTTAGCGTCTGATGGCatctgcttttgtttttcctgGCTGCAGTCTTTCAAAGATGGTCGATGAAGGGTGATACCTGAGCGGTCGTTGGCCTGGTTTTGCAAACATGTGTGTACATATGGAATCATATTCCTTTCTTTCTCCATTGCCTTTAAGAGTGGAaccaaattttgagtttttaagatTTGCTTTTGAATGCTTTATCGGCGATGAAATCATGTCTCGTTTCAAGTTCTTTGTCGTCGATGTTTGAGACTTTGAAGCCTGTTTTGAGATTGGAGAGAGACGGAAATGTAAATCCTAACATCTTATATTTTACAACACATGAAGAAAATGGGATTAAAAGGCACAAAAGCTTGGTGTTTCTTCCGCTTATAATTAGAATATAAAGGGTCGTGGGTCACGGCTTTAAATCCTGAACAAATGTGAACTCCATCAAATCTTACTAATTGCTTTTGATGGGATGACAAACGCTTTCTGCCAACTACATGTTGAATATAAGTCCCAGTGCATTGAGAAAACAAAATACAGTATATGAGAATGGTTTTACTTCCAGTAACACCGACCCATTTTGCGATAAATCTCTACACCTAGCAATAGGTgaggcattttgtgataaaaatctGTACCTGGCAATAGTTGGAATAGTATTAGTGTGGTTAGAAATGAGGTAGTTTCCTGTCTCTCTAAATATTGGAGCATGTGCCAGGTGCTTTAGAAAGGCTTTCTAAGATCTTTTACAGTAGTTTGAGTGAGTGTGATAGTTATGTATAAGAATCAGGTAGCCTAAGTTTAATATATATAAACTATTGTTACATAAGTGTTAGTTCAATTTATTGGTGTCACATTTACTTTTTTCGATCTAATGTTGAATGCCTAAGGGCCTACGTGGAAATGCATTTTAAAACAGTTAAGGTGCATTCACATGGAATTGGATCCCATCATGATCCACTTTGAAAGGATTCTAGAGATCTTCATATACtagtcgttcatcgtatatcatgcaatcagaaatcatttgatttttttaatttaaaattaaacacaaatagtatctaACAAAAATTGACAGCACGATATAGGATGAACGACTAGGATGTGAGAATTCCTATAATCCTGATCTAAAAAGGATCTAAGTTCCATTCAGATTAGTAAAGGTACTTTCGACCATATTTGGCAAAAAGTGTTCACAGTGCTACTCGGTTGAAAAAAACAGTCATGTGTTTATTTTAATGAGCATTTTAAGTACATTTTAGGGCCTTTTTGCTAAAACTTTCAACGTGCTTCTATTAGGAGTGTTACCGAAAGAACCTTTGAGCATGAGTGTTTTTTTAAGAGTCGAACTTTCAGACGGACCATGTGAATGTGTGACGAAAACCTTAAAAAGCACAATTACTTCAGCACGTTCTAGTAAGCACTTTTAACATCCCAAACGGGTACTAACTCCTCTACCAAAAACATAAAGCCCATCAAAATATTTTGGTTTTGGGCCAGTGTCACTGTTACAGATATAAACCTCCAAACGCCATTGCAAATCTGATACGAAAACCGAGAAGGGGTTTTAGCTTTCTTCGCCAGAAAACCGAAAGGGTTTAGCTTTCTCTCCACTCCACCATCCATGGCGTCCATCATTTCCAGGACCGTTAACCATCTCCGCCACGTCAACCGCTCAGTGATCCGATCCGGATTGCCGAACCCACCGCCACCGCTCGCCGACTCTCTCCAAAATCGGCATCTTCCACTCCTCGGACAGGTTCGCCTCCTTCAACTCTTTTCTGCTAATACCCAGTCT is part of the Malus domestica chromosome 12, GDT2T_hap1 genome and encodes:
- the LOC103450671 gene encoding protein trichome birefringence-like 3, with protein sequence MSFPPSTASGAMKAFRGKLHFPIIMVCAIAFISLLYTERISIILSSNPFFKVKSCSKTNATSKNKNRNATLDKLRDTILDDRFEFDPEECSIENGKWVFNRSIKPLYSDRSCPYLDRQVSCVKNGRPDSGYRYWQWQIQDCTLPRFNPEVVLKKLSGKRLLFVGDSLQRGQWQSLVCMVESIIPEDQKSMRRGHSHTVFRAKEYNASIEFYWAPFLVDSNSDEHIIGNPKERILKVDSVAKHAKYWTGVDILVFNTYVWWMSGYTIKSYWGSFPNGEEGYEELEAPAAYRIALKTWANWVDTNVNPNKTRVFFTTMSPTHMRSADWENPDGMRCFNETKPYMKKGFWGTGSDKKIMRVVSEVINKMKCPVSVLNVTQMSNYRVDAHTKVYTETGGNVLTDEQKADVLHNSDCIHWCLPGVPDTWNEIFVAHL
- the LOC103430422 gene encoding uncharacterized protein, producing the protein MAGGGNFMNRVVSYLVNELLVDSLANSRAFQRFAVKTSKRIEDIQNIAAKKKEQLAEQMKDFSKNMEDSFKDGR